One Halarcobacter ebronensis genomic window carries:
- a CDS encoding glutamine--tRNA ligase/YqeY domain fusion protein, translating into MSENKDFLRVIVEEDIKKGTYKEIVTRFPPEPNGFPHIGHAKSICINFGIAKDYSGHCNLRMDDTNPTTEDTKYVEALKDAVKWLGFKWIGEVRYTSDYFPKIYEYAVKLVKMGKAYVDSLNEEEIKEYRGTVTTPGKRSKYAQRTIEENLDLLEKMKNGEFKDGEHVLRAKIDMGAANMKMRDPLLYRIRHAHHFRTKDEWCIYPMYDFAHCLSDYIEGVSHSICTLEFENNRDIYDWLLDELDLTPPRPYQHEFARLGINYTVMSKRKLLELVNGNYVSGWDDPRMPTIAGYKRRGYTPESILNFCDQIGIAKANSMVDVSQLEFCIRDDLNKKVPRVMCVLDPIKVTIENYEGDEEIEASYYPHDVPKEGSRKIPFSNEIYIEREDFMENPPKEYNRLTLEQPVRLRHAYIITCKEVIKDSLGNIVEIKALYNKDSKSGQDKSGIKVKSAIQWVCAKKAKRVEVRLYDRLYKNEAPESLEDLNPNSLKIIKDALIEPAVILEKADERFQFERQGYFYADPIDYSDENPVFNKIVGLKDSWAKKSKTEEKPKVEIKVEPKKEVIHGEAQAMSEEQQTLFDRYTNKLNLNGEVANILARDTNLSSFYESCLNELNSPITLANIVANDVAKELKDKGKLNFTSSQIVELVKMIDEETISSKIAKQVFEEMAQTGQNPSKIVESNGLVQISDPKIIEPIIDEIIAKNPDNVEKYRAGNDKLFGFFIGQVLKATQGKANPKVVNELVTKKLKA; encoded by the coding sequence ATGAGTGAAAACAAAGATTTTTTACGTGTAATAGTTGAAGAGGATATAAAAAAAGGTACTTATAAAGAGATTGTTACAAGATTCCCACCTGAACCAAATGGTTTCCCACACATAGGACACGCAAAATCTATCTGCATAAATTTTGGTATTGCTAAAGATTACAGCGGTCATTGTAATCTTAGAATGGATGATACAAATCCAACTACTGAAGATACAAAATATGTAGAGGCTTTAAAAGATGCTGTTAAATGGCTAGGTTTTAAATGGATAGGAGAAGTACGTTATACCTCTGATTATTTTCCAAAAATTTACGAATATGCTGTAAAGCTAGTAAAAATGGGTAAAGCTTATGTTGACAGTTTAAATGAAGAAGAGATAAAAGAGTATAGAGGAACAGTTACAACACCGGGGAAAAGAAGTAAATATGCCCAAAGAACTATTGAAGAGAACTTAGACTTACTTGAAAAAATGAAAAACGGCGAGTTTAAAGATGGGGAACATGTTTTAAGAGCTAAGATTGATATGGGCGCAGCTAATATGAAAATGAGAGATCCACTTTTATATAGAATTAGACATGCTCACCACTTTAGAACAAAAGATGAGTGGTGCATCTATCCAATGTATGACTTTGCTCACTGTTTATCTGACTATATAGAGGGAGTTTCACACTCAATTTGTACTTTAGAGTTTGAGAATAATAGAGATATTTATGATTGGTTATTAGATGAATTAGACCTAACTCCACCAAGACCTTATCAACATGAGTTTGCAAGACTTGGAATTAACTACACAGTTATGAGCAAAAGAAAACTTCTGGAACTTGTAAATGGAAACTATGTAAGTGGTTGGGATGATCCAAGAATGCCAACAATTGCTGGATATAAAAGAAGAGGTTATACTCCTGAATCTATTTTAAACTTTTGTGACCAAATTGGTATTGCAAAAGCAAACTCAATGGTTGATGTATCACAACTTGAATTTTGTATAAGAGATGATTTAAATAAAAAAGTACCTAGAGTTATGTGTGTACTAGATCCTATAAAAGTGACGATTGAGAACTATGAAGGAGATGAAGAGATTGAAGCTTCATACTATCCTCACGATGTACCAAAAGAGGGAAGTAGAAAAATACCTTTTTCAAATGAAATCTATATTGAAAGAGAAGATTTTATGGAGAATCCTCCAAAAGAGTATAATCGTCTAACTTTAGAGCAACCTGTAAGATTAAGACACGCATATATTATTACTTGTAAAGAGGTAATAAAAGATAGTTTGGGAAATATTGTAGAGATAAAAGCTTTATATAACAAAGACTCAAAAAGTGGTCAAGATAAAAGTGGAATCAAAGTAAAAAGTGCAATTCAATGGGTTTGTGCAAAAAAGGCAAAAAGAGTTGAAGTAAGACTTTATGATAGATTATATAAAAATGAAGCACCAGAAAGTTTAGAGGATTTAAATCCAAACTCTTTAAAAATCATAAAAGATGCTCTAATTGAACCAGCTGTAATTTTAGAAAAAGCTGATGAAAGATTTCAATTTGAGAGACAAGGTTACTTCTATGCTGATCCAATTGATTATAGTGATGAAAACCCAGTATTTAATAAAATTGTTGGTTTAAAAGACTCTTGGGCTAAAAAGAGTAAAACAGAAGAGAAACCAAAAGTTGAGATAAAAGTTGAACCAAAAAAAGAGGTAATTCATGGTGAAGCTCAAGCTATGAGTGAAGAGCAACAAACACTATTTGATAGATATACTAATAAATTAAATCTAAATGGTGAAGTTGCAAATATCCTAGCAAGGGATACTAATCTTTCATCTTTTTATGAATCTTGTTTAAATGAGCTAAATAGCCCTATAACTTTGGCAAATATTGTGGCAAATGATGTGGCAAAAGAGCTAAAAGATAAAGGAAAACTAAACTTCACTTCATCACAAATTGTTGAGCTTGTTAAAATGATTGATGAAGAGACAATCTCAAGTAAAATTGCAAAACAAGTCTTTGAAGAGATGGCACAAACTGGGCAAAACCCTTCTAAAATTGTTGAGAGTAATGGGCTTGTTCAAATAAGTGACCCAAAAATAATTGAACCAATTATTGATGAGATTATTGCAAAGAATCCTGACAATGTAGAAAAATATAGAGCAGGAAATGATAAACTATTTGGCTTTTTTATAGGACAAGTATTAAAAGCAACTCAAGGAAAAGCAAATCCAAAAGTTGTGAATGAACTTGTTACAAAAAAACTAAAAGCATAA
- a CDS encoding sensor histidine kinase has product MDETENLIKNSFSKRNSIIALLIFISIFLVLTYLLIHFNFFDKFYLYTRAHESWELDELILGVFAFFISLSFALFYLSIIFGEKVLEFTKHELEQQKKAQTNQKLQSMGSMLGGLAHSLNNHLVPIITLSKMIKDDLPKDSQSSKDISKVIEASYGLRDILKQVLNFTREDNTKITNSCHIFETLEKTLELVKATIPSSIEFKTDLENSDLIIPVSRINMEIVIFNLITNAIHALENRRTGFIKTTFETTNEQVIIKVKDNGCGISNKNKELIFDPFFTTKKQGKGTGLGLSETFGIIKNAKGTVEVDSKENEYTEFIIKIPIIKEY; this is encoded by the coding sequence ATGGATGAGACTGAAAATTTAATTAAAAACTCTTTTTCAAAAAGAAATAGCATAATTGCCCTTCTAATCTTTATTTCAATATTTTTAGTTTTAACCTACTTATTAATCCATTTTAATTTTTTTGATAAATTTTATCTTTATACGAGAGCCCATGAAAGTTGGGAGTTAGATGAACTAATACTTGGAGTATTTGCCTTTTTTATCTCTCTCTCTTTTGCTTTGTTTTATCTCTCTATTATTTTTGGGGAAAAGGTACTTGAATTTACAAAACATGAACTTGAGCAGCAAAAAAAAGCACAAACTAATCAAAAACTTCAATCAATGGGAAGTATGCTTGGTGGACTTGCACATTCCCTTAATAATCATTTAGTACCAATAATAACTCTAAGTAAAATGATAAAAGATGACCTACCAAAAGATAGTCAAAGTAGTAAAGATATATCAAAAGTAATAGAAGCAAGTTATGGATTAAGAGATATTTTAAAACAAGTATTAAACTTTACAAGAGAAGATAACACAAAAATAACAAATAGTTGTCATATCTTTGAGACTTTAGAAAAAACATTAGAGCTTGTAAAAGCTACAATACCTTCATCAATAGAGTTTAAAACAGACTTAGAAAATTCTGATTTGATTATCCCTGTTTCAAGAATAAATATGGAGATTGTTATTTTTAATCTTATAACAAATGCCATTCATGCCCTTGAAAATAGAAGAACAGGTTTTATAAAAACTACTTTTGAAACAACTAATGAACAAGTTATTATAAAAGTAAAAGACAATGGTTGTGGTATTAGTAATAAAAACAAAGAGCTGATATTTGACCCATTTTTTACTACAAAAAAGCAAGGAAAAGGGACAGGACTTGGACTTTCTGAAACTTTTGGTATAATAAAAAATGCCAAGGGAACAGTAGAAGTTGACTCAAAAGAGAATGAATATACAGAGTTTATAATAAAAATTCCAATTATAAAAGAGTATTAA
- a CDS encoding response regulator, with product MKKVLLIDDDELVSYALSRYLEKKDFEVETLSSGLKAIEKYKNFNPDIIITDIIMPDVEGLELITALRKIDTNIPIIAISGGSRRLDTSYLISAELIGANATLEKPFEEEELVELINSLTK from the coding sequence ATGAAAAAAGTATTGTTAATTGATGATGATGAATTAGTATCATATGCACTAAGCAGATATCTTGAAAAAAAAGATTTTGAAGTGGAAACTCTCTCTTCTGGTTTAAAAGCTATTGAAAAATATAAAAATTTTAATCCTGATATTATTATAACAGATATAATCATGCCTGATGTAGAGGGCTTAGAACTTATTACTGCATTAAGAAAAATTGATACAAATATTCCAATAATAGCTATTTCAGGAGGAAGCAGAAGACTTGATACTTCATATCTGATAAGTGCTGAATTAATAGGTGCAAATGCTACTTTAGAAAAACCTTTTGAAGAAGAAGAGTTAGTTGAACTAATTAATAGTTTGACCAAATAA
- a CDS encoding rhodanese-like domain-containing protein — protein MKLFLSLFFLITLSFADFIGLTPNTLQNKIDERIVVIDIRTPEEWKESGVIPTSKKIMFFDQSGKYDVDKWLNEFSKYVKSSEQPFVLVCRSGNRTGVVGDFLANKLGYKHVFHLENGINSWISQNRITEK, from the coding sequence TTGAAACTATTTTTATCACTGTTCTTTTTAATAACTTTATCTTTTGCAGATTTTATAGGATTAACACCAAATACACTTCAAAATAAAATTGATGAAAGAATAGTAGTTATTGATATAAGAACTCCCGAAGAATGGAAAGAATCAGGAGTTATTCCAACAAGTAAAAAGATTATGTTTTTTGACCAAAGTGGAAAATATGATGTTGATAAGTGGCTTAATGAATTCTCAAAATATGTAAAAAGTAGCGAACAACCTTTTGTTCTTGTTTGTAGATCAGGGAATAGAACTGGTGTTGTTGGAGATTTTCTAGCTAATAAACTAGGATATAAACATGTTTTCCATTTAGAAAACGGTATTAACTCATGGATAAGTCAAAATAGAATTACTGAAAAGTAA
- a CDS encoding DMT family transporter codes for MKDIKIQGMIFAALGVFIISFDALLIRLANVDASIVSFYRGLFMGISMLILFRRSSLKSWTPKNKREFMNFALVVSLSALGTCFFVFSVKYTAAANTVVLLATSSFFAAIFSFFLLKEKIKKQTFIAIIVSFLGVFIVFGNSFSITGNLLGDMFGVALAITMGLELTLLRKYSHFPTMLIISFSGFIVALVMSILGDKLFDISLETLLWLSLMGFIQIPIAMYFIFISTKYISSAEVSLFSTIETTMAPIWLWLFLSEIPPKMTLIGGSLVICAIFINALPSIIKKRTK; via the coding sequence TTGAAAGATATAAAAATTCAGGGGATGATTTTTGCTGCATTGGGTGTTTTTATAATAAGTTTTGATGCTCTTTTAATAAGACTTGCAAATGTAGATGCCTCTATAGTCTCTTTTTATAGAGGTCTTTTTATGGGAATTAGTATGTTGATTCTTTTTAGAAGAAGTAGCTTAAAATCTTGGACTCCAAAAAATAAAAGAGAGTTTATGAATTTTGCACTTGTTGTATCTCTCTCTGCCTTAGGAACTTGTTTTTTTGTATTTTCTGTAAAATATACAGCTGCTGCAAATACTGTTGTACTATTAGCAACCTCCTCTTTTTTTGCAGCAATTTTTAGTTTTTTTTTACTAAAAGAGAAAATAAAAAAACAAACTTTTATAGCTATAATAGTCTCGTTTTTGGGAGTTTTTATTGTTTTTGGAAACTCTTTTAGTATAACAGGAAATCTCCTTGGAGATATGTTTGGGGTAGCTTTAGCTATAACTATGGGATTAGAGTTGACACTACTTAGAAAATATTCCCATTTCCCTACAATGCTTATTATCTCATTTAGTGGTTTTATCGTTGCTCTTGTTATGTCTATTTTAGGGGATAAACTTTTTGATATATCATTAGAAACCCTACTTTGGTTAAGCCTTATGGGTTTTATTCAAATTCCTATTGCTATGTATTTTATTTTTATATCTACAAAATATATAAGCTCAGCAGAAGTAAGCCTTTTTTCAACAATTGAGACAACCATGGCACCAATTTGGCTCTGGCTTTTTCTAAGTGAAATACCGCCAAAAATGACACTAATAGGTGGAAGTTTAGTTATCTGTGCAATTTTTATAAATGCTTTGCCAAGTATCATTAAAAAGAGAACTAAATAG